Proteins from a genomic interval of Haemorhous mexicanus isolate bHaeMex1 chromosome Z, bHaeMex1.pri, whole genome shotgun sequence:
- the DNAJC25 gene encoding dnaJ homolog subfamily C member 25 gives MAAAAAAARWCSGGRWALCLCLCAALLPRPARGLTDRLYCGRRVCYEVLGVSRQASKAEIARAYRQLARQYHPDRYRGEPAGGEGSGAQEAHEKFLLIAAAYETLKDEETRKDYDYMLDHPEEYYRHYYHYYRRRLAPKVDVTIVILVTVCAISVFQFFSWWSSYNEAINYLASVPKYRIQATEIARQQGLLNKTKEKGKNRRSKEEIREEEEEIIKDIIKNKIDIKGGYQKPKIYDILLFQILLAPFYWCKYIVWYCWWIYCFTIKGQEYGVEEKLYIIRRYMKMSQSQFDSLEDHQKETFLERQLWIRENYEVYKREQEEELKKKMAMDPRWKRYRRWMKNEGPGRLTFIDD, from the exons atggcggcggcggcggcggcggcgcggtgGTGTTCGGGCGGGCGGTGGGcgctctgcctgtgcctgtgcgcggcgctgctgccgcgCCCGGCACGGGGCCTCACCGACCGCCTCTACTGCGGCCGCCGAGTCTGCTACGAGGTGCTGGGCGTCAGCCGGCAGGCCAGCAAGGCGGAGATCGCGCGCGCCTACCGGCAGCTCGCCCGGCAGTACCACCCCGACCGCTACCGCGGGGAGCCCGCGGGCGGCGAGGGCAGCGGGGCGCAGGAGGCGCACGAGAAGTTCCTGCTCATCGCCGCCGCCTACGAGACCCTCAAG GATGAAGAGACGCGTAAAGATTATGACTACATGCTGGATCATCCTGAAGAGTATTACAGGCATTACTACCACTACTACCGCAGGAGACTGGCACCTAAAGTAGACGTCACAATAGTGATCCTAGTTACAGTGTGTGCCATCTCCGTGTTTCAG TTCTTCAGCTGGTGGAGTAGTTACAATGAAGCTATCAACTACTTAGCATCTGTGCCAAAATACCGTATACAAGCTACTGAGATTGCCAGGCAACAAGGTTTACTCAACAAGActaaagaaaaaggcaagaacaGGCGGTCTAAAGAAGAAATTcgtgaagaggaggaagaaattatCAAagacattattaaaaataaaatagatataAAGGGTGGTTATCAGAAGCCCAAAATATATGATATCCTCCTATTTCAGATCCTTCTTGCTCCTTTTTACTGGTGCAAGTACATAGTTTGGTACTGTTGGTGGATTTATTGTTTCACTATTAAAGGGCAAGAGTATGGTGTGGAAGAGAAGTTGTATATCATACGAAGGTACATGAAAATGTCTCAGTCTCAGTTTGACAGCCTGGAAGATCATCAGAAAGAGACTTTTCTTGAACGGCAGCTTTGGATACGAGAAAACTATGAG GTGTATAAACGAGAGCAAGAGGAGGAGTTAAAGAAGAAGATGGCCATGGATCCCCGATGGAAGAGATACCGGCGGTGGATGAAAAATGAAGGACCTGGAAGACTGACTTTTATTGATGATTGA